ATGATGTTTCAAGCAGCTATGCGCGTTTGATGTTCCTTCTACTCCTTGCGGACTTCAAAGCATGTTGCTTGTACAGTTGGGGGTCCACTACTTTGGGGTGACTATACAGGGAGATGTGTCACGCCGCTCACCACTCGAAGACAAAGATTGCTGGCCCCCTTCGCCTACTACAGGTTTGGGTCTGGGAGAGATTTCCTTCCTTGGCTCCTACGCGTCCGGTTGACCCACTCCCACTCGCATATTGGTTAGTACTAACATCATTTATCCCTTCTCATTCACTCTATAAGTACTACAAATACTAATTCGTAGTACGTACTAGTCGTTACATTCGAAAACTTATGTTTCATCTTatatagatggagggacgacttgagggcacTGATGGTTGCGCTACACACATTGCCCTGGTataggttcgagttggacatgcactaGGAGCGTGAGGTATAAACCAATTAAACTATAGCACATGgtattttctttatttctttcagTTATGTATAATTCGCTTaacttttgtttatgtttaaGTGCAGTTCCTATGAATGCCCTACACGGCTGAGATTCTAGCTGACTTGCCTTCTGACTATGCAATCGGGAGTGACCTGTGggtagcccgagtgccactcatatactttcatattatcgagtggtaTCTCCCCGACCGAGTCATGCGACAGTTCGGGTATCGACAGGGCATTCCCGATCGATTTTTGACGTCGAGGGTAGATATAGTTGGGGATGACCTCCACGACATGGATGGGCGCGGTCGAGGGATCACAAACTGGTCAACTACGCACGCGATAGTCGTCACTGCATGGGAGCATCAGTGAGACTACATCGTACCAGGAGTGGTGGAGGATGCTCCGATGCGTccagatgacccatacttcacttggtataggttCATCACACGTCGCTTTCTCAATAGGACCACTGCTGTATATTTGAGTCTCATAAGAAGACCTAACCCACAATTCATTTTGTTATGTATACATTACGATATGCATGGGTTAACCAAATATCGTCATATCCTGTAGGCTGACATAGTAATTGAGCCAGATTAGATCTCGTCGGATCCTGCAGTCCACCAATTGATGAGTGCTGCATTGGGCCTCGTCCACGAGGACGGTTGACGGATCCCAACATGAGGAGGTCGACCTGATGTACCAACACAAGGAGGTCaaccagctccagtacgaggaggatgacatgcctcctctagtcgtctAGTGAGTCACATCTCCTCGCCACCGGTTGTATAGACGGAGTACGTGTTCGATCTGTCAGCACCATATGCTCCTTCCACTACAGCTGATATTACTGGAACGTCGAGTAGACTGGCTGACGCCTCATCCAACTCTGCTGCTACCCCAttgatgtcatttttattggattACCTTTTCGATGgggaggaggtcgatgcaccTGCTATGCTGCCTCGTTCTCGTCCCGAGACATCATATCAGTTCTCATCGCGTGCGCTTCGCATGGATGATGATTATGCAGTACTTCTTGGTGAAGATGATCCACATCTAGGACGAGGGGATAGGACACCTGATGCAGATGACTAGCAGGGAGAGGGCAGATGCAGACGACAACCACCATGACCCCAGAGACGACCTCGCTGTGGCACGGAGTAGTTTAAcattattttcattgcatttcatttgtatgtatattattgattattttgatttcatttgtatagtattgattatttttatttcttttgtatatatcattgattattttcattttacttgtatagcatttgattattttcatttcatttgtatagttatgtgtcttgtgcacacttcatactcttgaagtttatttatatattttttcaaattaaattgagatgaataaaacaacttttatttaactaaaaaGTGAAAGATTCGACCTTTGTTCCAAAGAATTAAATACTGACAAATGTGAAAAAATGACACataacagttatatatatatatatgtgcaaagTGAAAAAACCTTTACCCAAAATGACAATGGATAgtaaatttttgttattttaagtttgaatGGTATCGTAACATCTACAAGTGTCTGAAATTGTTGGAGTTCATAATAATCACTTTGATTTCATAGAATCGGTACCAACTTGTTATTTTGTTAAGTGTATTTAGATCACTTAATTattacttgttgattggtttatAGACTAATTATAAATTCGGTTTTAATTTATCTTgacaatataaaacaaataataatgtgatctttttatgagtttatgacaaataatagataaaaaattattttcaaaataataggagtatgagctctatatatatatatatatatatatatatatatatatatatatattagatcgaGTGAAGTATGATTTTTAAGGATTTTACCCACTCAGATAAgtcgaaataaatttttttatttttatttaactagGACCAATTTAGTAAGTAAAATTAGATTCGTGATTATCTATCAATATcttctaatttcttttttttaaatgtttgtaAATATCACGTTTTTTTTATTAATACTCCAATTTTACGATAATAGTTTGtcattatgaataaataattttaaaaatttaaattttctaaattaaatagggctattttaaaaatttaactccttgagatttaaataatttacgctccaatgaaaagaattttttacaaaaaatacttttctagaaaaatatttgtctaaaaattcaaattttatatattttaagtatttttagtatatttattttaaaaaaatactaattttttttatttttttttcaaataatttttaattcaattgtCGAAAAAATTGAGTACATTCAAAAGCCttccttggaaaatattttataatttttttacagTCAAAACACATTTTACTTTATTAacttcaaattaaaatattctatttttttaattggttataagcattttaaattttaatatatatatatatagccggTAAATCTCGCAAGTTAGTCCTACGAGATTTGCCTAGCCCCGTACCACGCTTCACCACCAGCAGGGCTGAGTCTTTAAATCTCGTAGGTTAATCCTGTGAGATTGTTAGTCTAACACACGTCGCATTCCTACTCGCTCATATGCACGAGTATCaagttgcgagattacgtgagtattggtttgagaaattttttttcaaataaagtattatttaatattttattttattttaataataaaacaggaAAAAGCTTGAAAAAATTCCCATCAACAAAACCAACCAACTCAAACAAACTTGCTTAATTTGGTCCATCTGTGGATCTAACGCGGACTGATAGAATCGCAGGCCCTGGCAGAGTCCAAAAAAGCAGTGGAGGAACCAAACACGGTCTTGTGGACAATGAGTCAAAGACCCTCTTAGGTATATGCTGAGCCACGTCGGTTAAAAACTTGTCACAGATTTCCATCGGAAAGCCAGCTGTCTGCAGCTTATTGTGCCAGTAACAGACCGACGGCTCACCCAAATGGATATACCAACTTTGTCCACAAAACGACAAGCGCCATCAGGATTCCACGTGTCGATCTTCCAAAGCATTATCACCATCCTACTCCCGGATCCGTCACCACGTGGCACATAACACCAACCACGCCGTCTTTCTAAAGATTTACGGGTCCCACAGTTATCCACTTCCGAACACCTGTATGCCAGCACGTGCCTCAGCGATTGCGAATAAAAATCTAGAATGACGAAACTGACCGCCATCCGATAGCGTGGGCAGCTCCAGATCTACGGGCAATTCGGTAGTCACAAAGCAGATCAGTCAAATTTGTACGCCAGCTGGCACTCGCGTGCCACCCGCGTCTGAACGACACGTGAAAGATTTGACCGACTCAATTGTCGCACGTGCGAGCGGTCAAGGATTGGCTAACACCGTTAAATGTCAGATTTGCCGTCTCGTCTCCGGCAGACATCAGAGTCGAGAGCCTTTTCTAGGTTTTTTGGAATCGCCGACCTTCTAAGTTCTCTTAGATCCAGAGATTCTTTTGCTTGCATCTTCCAGGGTTTTGATTTCTTTCTTTcagcttttattttttggaaCTTGATTTTATTAGGAATCGATTGTCTTGTCTTGCTCGGGAAATTGATGGTTCAGTTGATGAGATCTGGGAATCTCCGGCCGGGACCAGAAACGACGCCTTGTCGGGAGTCGGCTCCGGTGAAATTGGAGATGGAGGACTCTTTGGAGGAAGAGCACGGCCCTTTCAACAAGCGATCGAAGTTCTCTTCTACTCTTCAAGAGGTTTGATGCTACTGAAGCATAAATTCAAAGCTTTATATTCACAGATGTTCTTTTAATGTCGAAATTTGGATCTATAAAGTTTCTTGAGTAATTGATGTTGTTAGTATATGCGTTTTATACATTATTAATAAATTGATGTAGATACTTAAATTATTTCTGTGCAAATTGTTGTTGTGGTCTATATGTCGGCGCGAATGCTTAGAGGGGTTTATGGCAATTTCCGCTCGTTTGATTTGTGAGAGTTACCTGAAAGAAATGAATATTTGGAATTCTATTACTGCCTTGAGCTTGGACAGGCATACTTCTTGTTGACATATAGCCGTTGCTATAATTTATGACTTTTTGTTAAACTGGGTTTTAATTTGTAAATCGATTGAGCTTGATCTGTTTATCTTgtattacaactgaaaattaaTGGTTTTTTCAGTGCGATTTAATTAttgattttacttttattttcattCGGTCTTACTGAATATTGAGCAGAGCACTGGAACTGATGTGTCTCCAGCCCCCCCTTCGCAATATAATCCACTGAGTGAGCCTAGTCCTTTAGGCTTGCGGCTAAGGAAGAGTCCGTCATTGTTGGATTTAATTCAAATGAGGTTGTGTCAAGAGAATGCTTCTGCTATTGGCGCTGGATGGAACCATAATCTCGGAGATAATACGAAGGATATTAAGTCTGTAGTGCCCTCTAGTGAAAAGCTGAAGGCCTCCAATTTTCCAGCTTCACTTTTAAGGATTGGGTGTTGGGAGGTATTTTCCCTTGATTGTGTTTTACCAGTGTCTTCTGTGTTTGGAATTTAGAATATGTTGTTTTACATACTGAAATTTCATTTTGTTGCAGTATGCATCTAAACATGAAGGTGATTTGGTAGCAAAGTGTTATTTTGCAAAGCATAAGCTTGTTTGGGAAGTTCTCGAAGGTGGTCTCAAGagtaaaattgaaattcaatGGTCAGACATTATGGGTTTAAAAGCGAATTGTCCTGATAATGGGCCTGGGACTTTGAATGTCACGGTAAGATGCTTACCTTCTTgtgtattagtttatttccctttgCATGTTCAATTGTATACATGAATGtcatcattatcattatcatcTTAGTTGCTTAAATCGATATTGGTGATGTGTGTGTAGTTGGCTAGGCAGCCCCTTTTCTTCAGGGAGACCAATCCACAACCCAGAAAGCACACCTTATGGCAGGCAACTGCAGATTTTACTAATGGGCAGGCTAGCATACACAGGTAAAGATTATGAAGCTTCTGACACAATATCTTCATTGACTGGAAGGTTTTATACTCatattagttttaatttttaataatctGGGATAAAAAGAACGGTTCTAGCACTCGTCTAGGATGTCTGGTCACACGAGTATTTTCTTGGCTTATTGCTTAATTTTTTGAATGTTGTTTTAGTATCTATGCACTGCtaagtcatttttaaaatttgtttcttgGGCCTCTCTATTTATCGTATATTGTTGTTACTAGTTCTCTTTATGATTATCAGCTTCCTTTTTTTTCTATGTACACATTATACTATGTTTCTGTTCTTCCAATAATCAGTGTCAACATCTCAGATTGGGGATGGCTTCTGGAAGCTATTCTTCTGGACTTTCTTGTGTTCTTTGTATTAGTTTACTGGTGACACACTGACACCTATCTAACCTAATTTTCCATTCACCCTACTCAAGCTGGCAATTTGTGGCAAACCTGCATTTTTCTCATCTAATCTAATGTGGAAATGTCGTAGCACTAGGAATTTCATTTACTCTTTTATTTGCTTGTATTATACTAATACTCTTCATTTTAAATTGTAAAGCACTTTCTATTAGCATTACCTCATCAAATCTTATAAGGGAATTGTCTTGTCGCCATGAATTTCATTTTGCCTCTATTGTATCATACGCTTCATTTTTAAATCACAGTGCACTTTCTATTAAACAGAGGAGAATATCTGTAATTCAATTGGGTGGTCTACTTGAAAATTAATTCTAGTTATCAGTTGCAGAAAAATATTAGTATTTGTCCTTAGATGCTTCAACATTTATACCAATGACACTGCAAATAATGTCTTGCTATAGTGAGTCTTCTAAATTTTCTTTTGAATGTATGTATAATTCATTGCCAAGGAATAGTGTAGAGCAACTCTCATTTTAACTTTTATTTGTGTGTAGCCTTTTGCTGAATGTACTTAGTTTACTTTTGTGTTAAGGAATCCCCTTTTTCCTGTGTGTGTTGTGTTGGCCAAGGCCTCCAGAGACTTTTAGAATGTGCTAAATTTTGGTGATTAAGGCATATAGAAAAGATGCAATATTTTTTCATGCATTTTATTTTAAAGAtgcattctttttttcttttttttttcggttTTTAAGCTGTGGCATTGATATAGCATCTTGATGTTGTGGTTTTCTAGGGAACATTTCTTGCAGTGCCCACAAGGTCACTTAAACAAGCATTTTGAAAAGCTAATTCAGTGTGATATGCGTCTGAACTTTCTGAGCCAACAGCCAGATGTGGTTCTGGATTCACAATTTTTTGAACCACGGGTTTCTGTTTTTGGGGACCCCAGTGATGTCACTACCCATGGTTTTGATGAACTGAAAACTAGTAAAGAATCCACTCTCTCTACCTTCCAGGATGCCGTGTCACCTTATGCTGCTCAATCATCTTCCCCGAAGATTGACCAAGATGATCCTACTGTTAAAGCACCAACACATTTGTCCCAAGATGCTTCTTCTCCCAGCTCAGGTACAGTAATTAACTAGGCTTGGATCTGGTGAAGGATaatgatttttgtgattattGTTATATTTTCTTGGGATTAAATGATGactgaatattttttttattttaaaatgttagAATATTAGTTTCCATAAAATTCCTTATTTAATGTACTGCTACTTCTACAATTGTAGTCACTAAACATACACTGCATATGGGAATGCAAATATTAGGGCAAAATACATAGACCTTGCAGTTTGCTAAAAAAAGACCTCCCTTGGTTTAAAAAATGTCACCAATCTCCCTTGAAATTTAGGCACAGCGACACTCATCTCCCCTCCATTATTTGATCTTCTGTGATGGCATGGTATACTTTCCTTAATGACAATTTGACCCTTAAATGGTAGGCCCTAGAAGCTTTAATATTGCGCACAAACCATTCTTGGATAAGTTGAACATCAATCTGATAAAAAGCATCCTGTCATACACTGCTTCTGATGGGAAGAAGATGCATTTTGTGGAATGATGTACTTTATTTTTGTTGTCATGCCCATTTCTCCAAACCCTTTCCCAATTTAAATGTCAGTTCTAAAGAAggtgaaaaatgttttaaaatatatttagcaCACCAGATGACTTCTGCTTTTATAGGAGGAAAAAGTCAACTTGCAATTTTATTTAAATGTCAAGAGGCT
This window of the Malania oleifera isolate guangnan ecotype guangnan chromosome 6, ASM2987363v1, whole genome shotgun sequence genome carries:
- the LOC131157029 gene encoding uncharacterized protein LOC131157029 isoform X1 gives rise to the protein MSDLPSRLRQTSESRAFSRFFGIADLLSSLRSRDSFACIFQGFDFFLSAFIFWNLILLGIDCLVLLGKLMVQLMRSGNLRPGPETTPCRESAPVKLEMEDSLEEEHGPFNKRSKFSSTLQESTGTDVSPAPPSQYNPLSEPSPLGLRLRKSPSLLDLIQMRLCQENASAIGAGWNHNLGDNTKDIKSVVPSSEKLKASNFPASLLRIGCWEYASKHEGDLVAKCYFAKHKLVWEVLEGGLKSKIEIQWSDIMGLKANCPDNGPGTLNVTLARQPLFFRETNPQPRKHTLWQATADFTNGQASIHREHFLQCPQGHLNKHFEKLIQCDMRLNFLSQQPDVVLDSQFFEPRVSVFGDPSDVTTHGFDELKTSKESTLSTFQDAVSPYAAQSSSPKIDQDDPTVKAPTHLSQDASSPSSVVMDTRAIEGIGSFEADVVKGPRNWEKLKVPGLHPAISMSDLMNHIGQQITSGNPSLVEESLECRNMLEDIAQHLFSDTQFTATSDEKSLMSRVNSLCCLLQKDPATVVGGESCFEGPDEGNNVRVKCPAELVGKSNLRDYMTAPEGNYKEIPSSKPAPVMSRKDSYGDLVLHLPRIASLPKFLFNISEDGENKAR
- the LOC131157029 gene encoding uncharacterized protein LOC131157029 isoform X2; translation: MSDLPSRLRQTSESRAFSRFFGIADLLSSLRSRDSFACIFQGFDFFLSAFIFWNLILLGIDCLVLLGKLMVQLMRSGNLRPGPETTPCRESAPVKLEMEDSLEEEHGPFNKRSKFSSTLQESTGTDVSPAPPSQYNPLSEPSPLGLRLRKSPSLLDLIQMRLCQENASAIGAGWNHNLGDNTKDIKSVVPSSEKLKASNFPASLLRIGCWEYASKHEGDLVAKCYFAKHKLVWEVLEGGLKSKIEIQWSDIMGLKANCPDNGPGTLNVTLARQPLFFRETNPQPRKHTLWQATADFTNGQASIHREHFLQCPQGHLNKHFEKLIQCDMRLNFLSQQPDVVLDSQFFEPRVSVFGDPSDVTTHGFDELKTSKESTLSTFQDAVSPYAAQSSSPKIDQDDPTVKAPTHLSQDASSPSSVMDTRAIEGIGSFEADVVKGPRNWEKLKVPGLHPAISMSDLMNHIGQQITSGNPSLVEESLECRNMLEDIAQHLFSDTQFTATSDEKSLMSRVNSLCCLLQKDPATVVGGESCFEGPDEGNNVRVKCPAELVGKSNLRDYMTAPEGNYKEIPSSKPAPVMSRKDSYGDLVLHLPRIASLPKFLFNISEDGENKAR